The following DNA comes from Cheilinus undulatus linkage group 4, ASM1832078v1, whole genome shotgun sequence.
AGAATTTAAGACTCCAACCAGAATCCTGAGATCTAGAACAGGCGGAGGATTCAGCGAAGAGTCTCCTCACAACGACTCTGACTTTCAGCAGGATATCATCTGGGACGCCACCTCTCCTTCTCCAAACAGACTTGGTAAACGTCAGACCTTTATCCAGGgacgtagctagggatttagggccttcagaaagaatattacatgAGGCCCCCTCAACCGGCTAGCCAGGCAACAAACGTCCTTTTTACAATGATCTATGCGTTTTAACGTatagtcatggacgaaagtattggcacccctggaatttttccagaaaatacaccatttctttcagaaattgttgcaattacaaatatttttggttaacacatgtttatttcctttatgtgcattagatcaacacaaaaaacctgaagaaaaaaagccaaaatttacataattttacacaaaactcaacaaatgggccggacaaaagtattggcacccttttaaaactgtgggaaaatcattttatttccagcatgtgatgctcatttaaactcacctgtggcagtaacaggtgctggcaatctagaaatcacacctgaagccagttagaatgtctaaaagttgactcaacctttgtgttgtgtgcctgtgtgtgtcacaccaagcatggagaagagaaagaggagcccggaattgtctgaggacttaagaagcaaaaaacaatcttaaggttacaagaccatctccagagatcttgaaattcctttgtccactgtgtgtaatataatcaagaagtttataacccatggagctgtggctaatctccctggacgtggacagaagagaaaaactgacaaaagaatgaacgcaggatagttggaatggtggataaacatcctcagtcaacttccacacaaattcaggctgtcctgcagactcagggtgcaaaagtgtcagctgggaccatacatggtcatctgaatgagatgaagcgctatggcaggagaccaaggagaaccccactgctgacaaagagacataaaaaaagccagacttgagtttgcaaaaatgtccctgagtaagcctcaatccttctgggagaacattttttggacagatgagactaaggtagagctttttggaaaagcacatcattctagtgttcacagaaaacagaatgaggcctacatagaaaagaacacagtacctacagtcaaacatggtggaggttcaaggatgttttggggttattttgctgcctctggcactgggtgccttgactgtgtgcaaggaatcatgaaatctggagactatcaaaagattttgggccacaatgtagggcctagtgtcagaaagctgggtctgggtcagaggtcatgggtgttccagcaggacaatgaccccaaacaaacctcaaaaggcaccaagaaatggttggagacacagctggagagttctgaagtggcagcaatgagtccagatctaaatcccattgaacacctatggagagatctcaaaactgctgttgcaagaaggaacccttcaaatctgagagacctggagcagtttgcaaaagaaaagtggtccaaaattccagctgagaggtgtaagaagcttgatgatggttataggaagtgattggtttcagttattttttttccaagggtgtgcaaccaaatattaagttgagggtgccaataattttgtctggcccattttttgagttttgtgtaaaattctgtaaattttgtcttttttcttcagattttttgtgttgttccaatgcacataaaggaaatgaacacatgtataccaaaaacatttataactgcaacaatttttgtgagaaatggtgtattttctggaaaaattccagggggggccaatactttagtccatgactgtatttctgaaccataatttccaCATTTTGAGCGGTAATTTTACCGTGcttaaattaaattttcttgcattatttcgcagtgctggactacaacatttggacatttttaagggaggagcaggacCCCCAGTGTTGTATTTTACTCAGTTTGATACAAATTTCCATCTGCTGACAgattcatttagttgcttttgattcaatagtACCACtgattactaagaaaaaaacaaataaaaacacttttcattgcttCTCGAGGGCTCCTCCTTACTGTGGGCCTGGATAATCAGTACCACCTCCGTGCTACACCCATGTCTTTATCTGTCTACAGTTAATCTAATAGCATATCTAGGGAACTCAGTTCTGAACAGTCACTCAGttaacaaaaatgtgcatatagatttttatttatatctgtGAGAGTGTACAGTCGTTCTATAAACCAAAAATATAGCAAACTAAATGTACCAAACGAGTGCCAAAACAACCACTTCacaatgcagatttttaaaaaagtaataattcaTACATGAACAGGTCTTATCCTTGCAAAGGGAAGCATATCAacttaaaactgtttttcttattgaatTCAGATCAAGAAACTGCGGAGCAGCCTCAGCAGATCTTGAAATGagtcagaaaacaaaaacttctCCATCCAGCTGAACTCAAATTTTCCTCCtgctgtgaatgttttttttctgttacttcGCATGTAAAAACCAAATCCACCTTAACCTCAGACACTGAGCACGCAAACAATCAAAGAGAGGGAAACATTGTGAGTTCTTTCTCAGAAAAACCACCACCCTGCTGGAcatctttctgtttttgtctttaggtaaaagaggaaagaagaagcCTCCAGGAGCCGTGAACATCTCAGAAATCGTCAGCAGGATCGCTCCAAAGGTCAGTGATAGACGTTTTCTTCACCGTGTCCTGAATCTCAGATCAGATCAGTTTGTTCTGACTCTCTCGTTTTGCGGCGTTTGTGCAGCATGGCAGGCCGAAGGTGGCAGAGCCGACATTGCAGCAGTGGATCGGAGACAGCGCAGCCATTCCCTGTACTCCAGACATTCCAGCTCCCAAACCAAAGAAGAAGTCCCCGAGGTGggtaaaaaagagaagaaaaataaaatattttcctttttattttcctctgttcTGTTTTACGTTTGTCCACCTccttatttaaaatgttttactgtAATGTGGACTTATATGGTTGTGCTTAGTTTGTGCTTGTTGTGTCATCAATAAAGTTTAGACTATTTTCAAAGGCTGAACAGCAACTGATCTGCAACAGCCCAAAGGAATAACATTAGATAACATGCTGCCAATGACAGTAACAAGACAGAACACTGATATTAAAGGCAAAGACACCCTTAAAAAGCACCCTCAACAGGCCTCAAGTGTATGGTTGTGACTGGATTTGCAgcttttgcaggttttttttttttttgtataaaggTATTTCTGACTTTGGATCATTTATCTACAGAATGCAAACCCGTCCtagccattttttttccctgctcAATCCATCATAAAAACCTCCCGATTGGACGGAAAACCTCCCAACCTGGCATCACTGAGCATGCCTGCTACATCTCAGTCCTTTCTGTTGCTGACCGGTTGCACTTTCTGGCCACAGTAGTGTTTGATTTgagaaataaatgttaaagagTTTATTTCTTTGATGCTTAAAGTCTACCAATAAAAGTTTGCATCCATGCAAGTTTACAAAACTGCAAAATTCCATCCCATAACCCTGATTTTTTCACGTTTGTTTTCATCACAGGCCAAATGGAGTGGACGACTTACTGAAGCTCGCCCAGCAGTTTGACTTCAACATGTTTCGACGGGAcgaagaggaggtggaggacctTCACCAGCAGAGCCTGGAGCTGCTGTCCGAGGACGTCCTGGACTTTGAGAATGACTTTTCGGCTTCACTTCCTGGAAATCCTCAACCAGCTGTGAACGCTGCTGCTGGGAGAGAATCTCAGAATGACCCGGATCTACAAATGGAGGACGATTTGGATTTCCTGTTTGATGCACCGACTCAGCACGTGAGCAGAAATTTAAGTCAAGCGTCTCAAGTGAAACAGACGCCAAGCACGTGTGCAAAAGAGGCTTCTGGGAAGGCATCTGCGTCTTCTCTCACTTCTAGTGTTTCCACGGTGAAAACTAAAGTTGCTCCTCTAAAAGACGACTTCGAGGATGATTGGGAAAACGATGACTTGTTAAACGACTCTTTGGTTCTGGAGATGACACAAAACCCACAGATGTTTTCTGCTCCAGCGCACTGTTCAACCCAGAAACCTCCCAGTGAAATAAAGCATCACAGTCCAGCTAGTGTTCCCATCAGTGGCGGCATTCAAACATCAGGGAATGTGAGACAAAGATCGACCTTTAAACTGGAGTCCAATCCTCGTTTTACTTTCAAAAAAAGCCAGGCAGACACTTTGACCAACTCGAAAGTGGATTACAGCTCAAAACCAGCAGAGGAAGACTCTCAAAGGAGCAGGTCTGGTGTTTTAGCCGGAGCAGGGTCCCAAGAGAGCtggcaaaaatcaaactcaGTGAAATCAGATTTACAGAAACCACAAAGGACTCCTGATCCAAACGTCAACCACAGCACAGCAGCATCTTCATCAGCAGAAAGCGCTCCTCTCAGACCTGCTGCAGCTTCATCCCACAGCGAGGCTGCTGCTGTCTTTGACTTCCTGGACGACGACCTGaactctttcttctcctctgacCCGGTGTGGGACGACCTGGCCGACGACGACCTGCTGTGTGAGATGTGTGAAGACGTGGAGAACCAGATCCAGAGCGCCAAGAATGTTTCCACCAAACACAATCCTTCCATGTCGACCCAGAAAGCACCTCTACAGCCATCCACCAGAACATGGGACAACCGGACTCAACAACCGACCAATCACAAACCTTTTCCCCCAAAACAAACTCCTCAGACTTTCCCCGGTGCACCTGGGAGTTCTTACTCAGGTGGGTTTGTATCGAATGTAGCTGCAGGTGCACAAATGAAAACTGATTCTTTcagatacacacaaacaaaaacctcTTCAGGGTCTGTGAACAGTTCAGTGAGTCTGCAGGGGAGCAGCAGGATTCAGTCTGCACCACATGGAAGCATCCGGAAAGAGCAGTTCACCTTTAAGAAGCCGAGCAACCCGGTTTCTACAGTGACAAACAATGGTAAGAACACTTCCTGTCAGGTGCTTACATTCTCTGCataaaacaaacctgtgatAGCAAACTGATCTCACCTCTGAGTTTAAGATCACAGAAAGCTGAACTAGAGCTATAACTGTtaaaaggtgtgtttaaactgatgattttcttgttttaagtccatgatgattcaaaggAGCGGGCTGTGGAGATAAGCGAGTGTAGAGAAGCATTGGTAGACTCCGTTGTAACGTAAACTCTTTGTTACCttagttaaagggatatttgggtgtttttgaagttgggtcatatgaggtacctagcagtagtggtggcattagcctccagtgatttcagtgagcattgctcctttaagcaCCCCCTGGTTGCactggccaggaagctaggctatacagtgtaacatATGGGTTACTACTTGCTACTTAATTCATgcttttaatgcaaaaaagtgacaaaaacagggtTTCTTGGTAAAAAATTAGGcgctttaaaatgtttgatagtGTTGACATcagagccaacattgttttagAAACTgttggagaagagaaagaaactgtacccatctgttatgtTTGCATAGCCTAGCTCTCTGGCATGTAGCAAATGCTCTTAAAGGATcaatgctcactaaaatcactgaAGGCTGATGCCACAACTACTGCTAGGTACCTCATACGATCCAATtcaaaaatactggaatatccctttaaatcagtgataaacATAGTTACCGCAGACAAGTCTGCCAGTCCACTGATCCTTTAGGTTTTTGCATAGCAAAAAGGATGCAAATAGCTTCAAAAACAATGCAAGTAGCTACAAAAAGGATGCAAGTAGCTACAAAAAGGATGCAAGTAGCTACTTAAACAATGCAAGTAGCTACAAAGAGAAGGCAAGCAGCTTCAAAAACAATGCAAGTTGCTTAAAAAAGGATGCAAGTAGCTAGAAAAAGATGCAAGTAGCTACAAAAGAATGTAAGCAGCTGCCAAAAATTTCAAGTAGCTGCAAAAAATGCCAGTAGCTGCAAAAATGCAAGTAGCTGCAAGAAATGCCAGTAGCTCCAAAAAGAATGCACGCAgctacaaaaaaatgcaagtagCTTCAAAAAGGTTTCAAATagctacaaaaaaataaaagtagcttaaaaaaGGATGCAAGTAGCTACAAAAACAATGCAAGTAGTTACAAAAAATGCATCTAGCTTCAAAAAGGATGCAAGTTGCTACAAAAGAATGTAagcagctgcaaaaaaatgcaagtagCTGCAAAAAATGCCAGTAGCTACAAAAAGAATGCAAGCAGCTACAAAAAATGCAAGTAGCTTCAAAAAGGTTTCAAATagctacaaaaaaataaaagtagcttaaaaaaGGATGCAAGTAGCTACAAAAAATGCATATAGCTTAAAAAAAGATGCAAGTAGCTACAAAAAGGATGCAAGTAGCTTAAAAAAGGATGCAGGTAGcaacaaaaagataaaagtagcttaaaaaaGGATGCAAGTAGCTACAAAAAATGCATCTAGCTTCAAAAAGGATGCAAATagctacaaaaataaaagtagcttaaaaaaAGATGCAAGTAGCTACAAAAAGGATGCAAGTAGCTTAAAAAAGGATGCAAGTAGCtacaaaaagataaaagtagcttaaaaaaGGATGCAAGTTGCTTCAAAAAGAATGCAAGAAgctacaaaaaaatgcaagtagCTATGAAAAAATGCAAGTAGCTACAAAACAATGCAAGTAGCTTCAAAAAGAATGCCACAACCACTGCTAGGTATCTCATTTAATCCAATCAAAAAATACTgtaatatccctttaaatcagTGACAAACATGGAACTGCAGACAAGTCCGCTAATCCACTGGTCCTCTTGGTTGGGCATAGCGTTACCGCCACACCATAAAAACCTAACTGTTACAGAAACTACAGTGAGCAAACTAATGGTGATGGTGTTGCAATAATTCATTCTGTGGCAGAAATGTTTACCACCACTCATTTAAGCCCTTAAattcttaaatttttttgtcCAGATTTTGAACTATGATTCCCTTTAACAGACTCCTGTTCTGTCCTCATGCCTCTGTCTCTCCTGTTCCTCTTTAGCTTCGGGGAAatgttcagcagcagagatcgaGCTGAAGAAGCAGCAGGCAATGGAGAGACGGCGGCAGCGACTGCAGGCGACCCAAAACCTCCGAGCTCCGACCTGACAGAGGAAACAAAGACAAACGGCTTTGTGGAATCAACAAACCTGCAGAGGTGAACAGAGTCAGAGCTCAGAGGTGAAACCTCTGCTCATGCTCCGTCCAGCTTCAAATCTCTGAATCAGCTCTGTCTACATTTCTTGTACAAACATGTTCATAACATTTTCTATCttatatttgactttaatgtctgaattctgacttttttgagTTTGATAAAAGAAGGAAATATCAGTGGAGCTAACCTTCCTCTGTAGATTATCTTCTTCTAAAATGAGAGAAGGAGATTAGCACATAGTCTTCCTTTAATGCTGAATTCTAACACAAAAGTTGCAAGTTTGATGCTTAATCTTTAATTAatgaaggaaaacagaaaacagaagttTTGTTTGATGCATTTGAAGCTtggaacataaaaaataatcctCCAGTTAAAAAAAGACGTTAAAATTGTCAGTTAAAGGAGTTTAACCGGTGTTGTTCTCtcactgtgctgtttttgttgctaagctaggctaacaaaATCCTGGACAGGTGACTAAATACTTATCCAAAAGTGGCGGACTGTCCCTTTTAGATGTTTGTGTTCTTAGTAGAGTATTTTGATTCATTTCCTTTTTGATCATGAACACAGGGcaccactgctgctgtttttcctttgtttttttttttaatgcactttaaCTGATTCAAACGTGTTTTATCAATAAAGTTTTTACTGTTTCTGTCATCTGTTGTTTTGGTCTGTTTCCTGTTATAATCCCTGATTTAACCTGATATGCTTCATACTCAGTCGACCGTTATCGTGGAGGAGGCGTATGTCAGCCAGTAGACGTCTTCAGAGTGAAACCTGTTCAGGTCTttatcagcgtggatgctgtcTCTCCTGTTGCCTGTCACtctcctctctgattggccaagAATAATTAATGAGGCAGAAGGAGGCAGGGTCATGCAGGGGTTACTGAAACTCTCAGGTAACTTCATTTCACTTGAGCAGGTAACAGGATCTGCTGTTAACACTTTCAGCCATTAAGGAGGGGGGTCCCAGACACCTTTAGAGACCCTGATCAGCCAGGTTAAATGTTTACAGATTCTGGATCAGCTGATGTCTCTGCTCTGACATTCAGGACTGTCACTCTCAAACTGAACTCTATAACTAAAATCTTTCTCTACTCATCCTGAAACCTTTAGAGGAGTCCGATGACTGACGGAGTCTCTGGAACAAAGGCAGCGTGATCAAACGTAGACTGACTCCATGTGAGCGTCTGAGATTTACAGCAGCGTGCTGATAACCAGGCTCAGTTTACCTGCAGGGACGAGACCTGCTCATCAGACGGCTGACGGAGCGTTCATGAAGAGAGCTGACCTCCTGATTACACCTGGACAGGTGAGGCCTGCAGATGTAAATGAGCTTTGTAGGTAACTCTGCACTCAAAGACCTTCAGCAGTGCCAAAACAAAGTTCTAACCTACGTTGCTAGGAATATTTGATAATTATAAAGataccagaaaaaaacattacttttaaattttacagtgtAGGAATCAGGATTCTCtacaaatacaaacaatgtCAGCAGAGCTTAAAAACATGAGAGTAGCTAAGAAAACAAGAGTGATTCATCAAAAAATGCAtgtaccagaaaaaaaaagacggCAGGTAGCtgctaaaacaacacaaatagcTGACCACAAGTAGCTATAAATATAACACTAGCTATAGAAAGAATGCAAGGAGTTGCGAAATACATGCCAGAAGAATGTAGGTAGTtgcaaaagaaacacaaattgCTGCAAAATGGATGCAAGTAGCTGGAGAAAGAATAAAAGAAGCTGCAAATACAATTCATGTAGCTGCAAAATTACCCTAAGTACATGCCAAAAGAATGCAGGTAGTtgcaaaagaaacacaaatggCTACAAAGGATGCGTGCCAAAATAATGCTAGTAGCTGTCAAAATGATTCAAGTACATGGAAAAATGATGCAGGTAGCTGGAGAAAGAATAAAAGAAGCTGTAAAAAGAAGGGAACTAGGAAGTACCTGGTAAAAGAATGGAAGTAGCAGCATGAAGAATAGATGTTGatacaaaaacaataaagtggcttcaaaagaaacaaaaaggatgcaacaagaagtggcagaaagaacacaggaagcagcaaaaaagcaAGTAGCTGCAAAAAGACTCCAAAAGGTACAAAAATCGCTGTGAGTACTACACAAAAAGACCACTGGAAGGAGCTACAAAACCCCCAAGCACCTGGAAATCAATGCAAAAGCTTCAAAAAGAATTCAAGTAGCatcaaaagaacacaaaaggTTGAAATAAGGTTGCAAGTGCCTGCTAGAAGttacaaaaagaacacaaaaagcTTCATGTAGCTGCAAAAGTGTGCAAATCGctgcaaaaacaacacaatgatatagcaaaaataataCAAGTGGTTGCTAAAAGGCAACGCTTCTCTGCActaagagtgacaaaaaaaacaactcaaggAGGCTCAGAAAAGTATGCAAAGAGCTGCAGAAAgctgaaaaaaagaacaaaagtacctgaaaaaaggaagaaaagtgCTTACACAGGAACATAAATCAGGACAATGAAATTCTTATTTTAATCCAAATTGAAGGATTTGTGAATGAGCAGTCACTCAGCTTCATTGTTCAACTCTAGTAGTCTACACTTGGCTAAATGCTGCACAGATAGAAGATGATTTAGAGGGGATTACAATCAGCAAGTAAGTCATGAATCTCCACTTAAAAACAATCCTGTTAAAGCTGTAGTCCTGTGAAACATCCTGGAGGTCAGTTAGTCAAAACAGAAGAGTTTAAGATGTAACCCCAGACAACGACAGGAGTTTCACATTTTCTAAGAATAAGTCTGAGACAGCTGAAATATTTCTACATAAGAGCCTGTCTTCTCTGTTTCTCCTCATAACTCGCCCTGAGAACGACCCTGACACTCCCGTTTCTCCTCTCAGGATGTTGTGTGAAAATATCTAGGAGTCCACTTGAAATAGTTGGAGTCATTTAGAGAGCAGAGGGATCCTTCAGACGCTGGCTCTGCAGACTTTcatgtgaaaataaatctgcagtttAAATCACAAACAGATGAGCCGCTTCCACCAGAGGAGGAGGGTTTCAGAGAATGGATGAGACTTTTAATTGATGAGGACGGCAGAAACTGGCCGCCTTCTTCTGCAGCTCCATGAGGAGACTCAGGACTGCAGACCGGACAGGATCTGGACGGACTCAGCGATGATTCAGCCCTCACCATCTTTGATTTCTAGAGCCTGAGGGGCCATAGGAGGATAAAAACGATtcagacttttatttcaaagtaagaaatcaaacaaacaagcacAACGATGCAGAAATACCATCTATTAACAGTAAAGAGAGCgttcagtaacatgactggcacagaggagggcaaaaagagcgTAGGACAGGAGCAGCTGCATTGACCACTGGGTGGAACTGCAGCACCGGGTATGTCAGACTCCATTTTAAAAGTTCATCACATGACAACCACGGATGATCAAATACAGAGTTGAAGTGTAGACACTATTTAAATCACTAAAATCAGAGCAGCAGTTTGACATTTCACCGTGTTTGGGTCAACGATGCTGTTGTGTGGGAAGTAAAGGGCAAGAAACTCTTCATAGACGAGAGCTAATTAGCTAGCATTAGCTAGTTAACGTTAGCTAACGATGTTGTAAGGTTCACAGCTCAGGTGTGACCTGTCGTTATGTCCTTCTGTGACTTTATTCATGAAGAGATGCGAGTAggtgtctgtaaaaaaaaaaaaaaaagtggaaacaagtcctgaagtccttagtCAAGCtttgataccttttattttaccctgttttactgtggaATCAggtaaatttaaatatttcaatattttagctaatttatcttcttttctttcaaTGAAAAGGCTACTTTtaccatgataatgaagtaatttctcaacgtctctggaaaattggcaaaaaaattacacataatgatgggaaaaactcccttttctttttcatgtcatttattttggtccaaaactgcaacatattcaattaagtAAACACGtgttgttgaaacattcttgtAAACTTGGGTCTGGATTTGTATTAAGACAGACTTGTGGGTCCTGACctcttgagaaccactgcctcaGAAAATGGggaatatttttgaaatgtttttccgCTCAACTTTGTtactattatttgccacctttcatccattttgcacAATCTggacccattttttttctccttttacaccaattttgccagattttaacccattttcatgacattttcccaccaatttgaacacatttttgccactctttacccattcttgtccatttttaccctttccaccactttttttctgcttgtttttgtcacttttaaacaaatTCTTACCACTTCCTGCCTATTGttacctctgttgacccattattctCACTACTGAGCCCtttttaccaatatttacacccatttttgtccattggaaccacatttcactatgcCAACTTTTCCCAGttttaccaatttctgcctattcctctgcctcagttaacccatttttgctggtttgaacccattttggccactttttaatcctcctttaccactttttgtgaccatatttgccttttttttgccaattttatctcttttttatatttcttcttttaaaaccaatttcaccaccttttccacctttctaacattttaagtctgtttttaagaaaagtcatttacattttttaaagatggcTATATACTGCAgcacaaatgactaaaacaaaaagatatttgttgctttgaaaagagctgttattattcaggtttaatataaaatatcattatcacagcttaactttacgatggaccaggattttgctggcctccGCAGTCGCCCAGTTATGCTGGGTCTCCCCTTTGCCCCCCCTTATGGCCAGCCCTGTCTGCagatgactgttcttgaatgttcatggctgttcaaccaccttcaggtccagtggggggcccggtctctggcacctatATTATGGGGagtgagaacccctgctctatatATCATGTTTTCTGCTGTGCTGTTGTGTTGATTTGTGCTAAAAGAGGCCAACTCTCTATCTGAGGGATACAGTCAAAGTTGCCTTGTCTTTCTCAGTACAGAGGGAAAAAGTCCTGTTTCTAACACATGAaagtttctttatttaaaagacTGTCAACTGCAGTATATGGCAGAGCAGCCTCTCATTTAGTAAATTTATGTAGATTTATCCTCTGTAACTCTTTTATTAACAGCTTATTTTGTTTGCCTTCTTTGTGCGGAAACACTGCCGTTCATCATAAATCCTCTTCACTGGTTCCAAACAGCCTAAATCAGGAGGCACAAGCAATGTAAGATATTGACAGAGGTGTCTACATACTTTTGTCCATCTCAATGTTTGGGCTCACAGTGACACCTGCTGGTACAAGCAGAGCCTTACACCGTGGATATAAGTgcctacagtgcctataaaaagtattcacccccctggatgttttaccctttgattgattttataaatcagtcatggtcaatataatttgttttttttgacaagAGAATTTACACTAAATCTCgttaaaaatctgtgatgtaaaataagtgacagcataaatattcacctcctttaaagtgactgaagattgtcctccaggtttttcctacattttgttgcattcattttaccctctacctttacaagtcttccagggctggctgctgagaagcatccccacagcacgatgctgccaccaccgtgctccacagcaggcatggtgtgtttgtggtgatgtcagtgtttggcgtcttctCTGATGGTCAGAACgcttcattttggtctcatcagaccagacaactttctccctcttgaccatggactctgccacatacactatattgccaaaagtattcactcacccatccaaatcatggaaatcaggtgttccaatcacttccatgtccacaggtgtataaaatcaagcacctatgCATGCAGACTGCttctacaaacatttatgaaagaatggctcgctctcaggagctcagtgaattccagtgtggttctgtgataggatgccacctgtgcaacaagtccagtggtgaaatttcctggcacctaaatattccacagt
Coding sequences within:
- the LOC121508046 gene encoding ewing's tumor-associated antigen 1-like, with translation MNVVGMFDPPCGLTGSSPAATPRRSRLSRSSRQTQQTPTATENEPLWSEQPEFKTPTRILRSRTGGGFSEESPHNDSDFQQDIIWDATSPSPNRLGKRGKKKPPGAVNISEIVSRIAPKHGRPKVAEPTLQQWIGDSAAIPCTPDIPAPKPKKKSPRPNGVDDLLKLAQQFDFNMFRRDEEEVEDLHQQSLELLSEDVLDFENDFSASLPGNPQPAVNAAAGRESQNDPDLQMEDDLDFLFDAPTQHVSRNLSQASQVKQTPSTCAKEASGKASASSLTSSVSTVKTKVAPLKDDFEDDWENDDLLNDSLVLEMTQNPQMFSAPAHCSTQKPPSEIKHHSPASVPISGGIQTSGNVRQRSTFKLESNPRFTFKKSQADTLTNSKVDYSSKPAEEDSQRSRSGVLAGAGSQESWQKSNSVKSDLQKPQRTPDPNVNHSTAASSSAESAPLRPAAASSHSEAAAVFDFLDDDLNSFFSSDPVWDDLADDDLLCEMCEDVENQIQSAKNVSTKHNPSMSTQKAPLQPSTRTWDNRTQQPTNHKPFPPKQTPQTFPGAPGSSYSGGFVSNVAAGAQMKTDSFRYTQTKTSSGSVNSSVSLQGSSRIQSAPHGSIRKEQFTFKKPSNPVSTVTNNASGKCSAAEIELKKQQAMERRRQRLQATQNLRAPT